AGGATTTGATTGGAGTGAAGTAGTTCACGAATTTCAAACACAAGTGTTTCAGTAGTTGGACCCAAAAGTACCATCAGCGAATTTCTTGATAACAACTTTTGGTTCCAGCTGCctaaaaagtaattaataacCATAAAGATTGAAACAACATAATTGGGAAAAGCTAACCCCAGAACTAGCAAGTGAGATTATCTCCCGGCAAAACACCAAGTTCATTGCAGTATTCTGTAAAATACTCGACACGGGCATGGACAGCAGCAGTGTTTCCCCCATCGCATTCGTTACTGTTAATAACCCGAATGGTCGCACCGAACCCTTGGCCTATGACAGAGTGCACATTGCTCATCCAAAACCACAAGGCAGTCTTAAATGATATGCTAGCATCGGTTGCTACTATTTCAGGATTGTTCAAGCCATCAAACCCAATGCTAGCGCCAGCTGCACCATAGTTGTAGTTCCATGATAGTTGAATGGGTCCACGCCCATAGTAATCCTTCCCGGACACACATGGAAACTGTGTGTCGGTCTCATCACAATAGTCCTTCGAGGCACCGTTATCCTCCTCTGTATAACAAAAGTCTGCACATATACGCAcacaaacaaaatttaaatttaataaaacattctttttcctatgcaaagattaaaaaatttaaaaatatataattttttactatttttaatgatcattgattttctctcactaatttctttagtgaaatcaaatatttttcttaatattttttccttttttaatacataaccaaacaaagcctaaaattcaatatgatatattttttaaataattgaaatataagACTTTTAtaacgtaaaaaaaaaaaaaaaaaaaatgataaaatcttaCTTCCAGTCTCATGTGTAACATGTGCAAAGAAGGCCGCTATCTCATAGAGAgaatcatccacataaacttccCTGCCAAACCGAGGATACGACTTCAAAGCATCCAGAAACGCCGCCCGGGTGTAGAAGTTCTTTCCGGCACAGCTTGCATCGGCTTGATCAATAATCCTATCAAAGAATCCCTCTGTCACAACAGCGGGCACCGGGATATTACTACTAGGTCTAGGCGTCGTATAACACGAACCGGACTTGCAGCCGGTGCCGCAGTAGTCATCGCCGGTGCCACAGTAGCCCCATCGGCTGCAGCACAGGCCAGCGTCACAGCCGCAGTTCTGAGCCAGCACGGGCCCCGGAAGGGCTCCGGCGAGGAATCCGACGATAAGGATTGCTAACAGCTTTGCAACCATGCCTGGAGGAGTAAAAGAATGAAGAGAAGGATGTGAGAAATGGGATGATAAGATTGAAACCTTGGTGGGATTTTTATAGGGTTATATGACTCATGAGTACGTCACGACAAAATTTAAGGAAACTGACGACTTTTGAATATGTGATAGGGTGaggaaattaattaaactcaatCCATACTATGCCCTGTTTGGAAATGGTGattgtaaaatatgatttatagaCTGTTTTAAGAGGGTTAGAAgtgtttgaaagtatttttattggaaaattttgcgtctaacaaagtgaaaaaaaaaaaaaaattcattagaagtgattttttttcttttttttttccttggaaaATTCGAgttcaaaaaatggaaaaagaaaaacattgatAGGGTGCtttcaaaaaccttttaaaatgagatgaaaatggtttttgaaaacaaagaaattttagttatattttttgaaaacaatgaaaatggGCGGCACCAGTCGCCACCGGTGAGAGGCGGCAGCAGCCGTGGGTCGCTGGCAGTGGAGGCGGTGGTGATGTGGAAaaggaaggaaagagaaagaaagagggaaGGGAAAGGGAGAGAGGGGGAGGTTGCCGGCCGGTGATGACGATGTCAGAAGCAGAGGAATCCAAACGGagtgaaataaaaaacagagcaagaacAAACAAAGCAAAATACCCATTAAGTAATAGCTCTATTCCATGGGTTGTCAATGAGCTTTAAAAACTGGTGGGAATGTTTGAGTGATCTTAAAACATGAACAATGGTATAACTAT
This region of Vitis vinifera cultivar Pinot Noir 40024 chromosome 5, ASM3070453v1 genomic DNA includes:
- the LOC100266390 gene encoding endochitinase EP3 gives rise to the protein MAEERTRGAGSRFRAHESEVPGFGEIAAEFLAEKKNRGEGLQLAGSQSTSLKGNCSGMVAKLLAILIVGFLAGALPGPVLAQNCGCDAGLCCSRWGYCGTGDDYCGTGCKSGSCYTTPRPSSNIPVPAVVTEGFFDRIIDQADASCAGKNFYTRAAFLDALKSYPRFGREVYVDDSLYEIAAFFAHVTHETGNFCYTEEDNGASKDYCDETDTQFPCVSGKDYYGRGPIQLSWNYNYGAAGASIGFDGLNNPEIVATDASISFKTALWFWMSNVHSVIGQGFGATIRVINSNECDGGNTAAVHARVEYFTEYCNELGVLPGDNLTC